The following are encoded in a window of Gossypium raimondii isolate GPD5lz chromosome 13, ASM2569854v1, whole genome shotgun sequence genomic DNA:
- the LOC128036092 gene encoding uncharacterized protein LOC128036092 yields MVSLIPSGLQKDHFLHFNPTFKEVTEVNVGVKEGILDAKNHTAVVFKENTHPNLSGEAVGGNLSISKNHPIMVNGRGSGVKAFGSEGGWKINKTLKGPGNRFKATESSRVSFAETMKMTTNLISIELDRQVVKNLSTEEGEQGCANVKFSSLS; encoded by the exons ATGGTTTCTTTAATCCCTAGCGGGCTCCAAAAGGatcattttttacattttaatccgACTTTTAAGGAGGTGACGGAAGTCAATGTGGGTGTGAAGGAAGGGATTTTGGATGCTAAAAATCACACAGCGGTAGTATTTAAGGAGAACACCCACCCGAATTTATCAGGAGAGGCAGTTGGAGGCAATTTGTCTATCTCCAAAAATCATCCCATTATGGTTAATGGTAGGGGGAGTGGAGTCAAAGCTTTCGGTTCGGAAGGAGGGtggaaaatcaataaaactttGAAGGGTCCGGGTAATCGATTCAAGGCCACCGAAAGTTCTCGAGTTTCCTTTGCTGAAACTATGAAAATGACAACGAACCTTATTTCAATAGAATTGGATAGGCAAGTTGTTAAGAACTTGTCAACAGAAGAAGGGGAACAG GGGTGTGCGAATGTAAAATTCTCGAGTCTTTCGTGA